The genomic window GGGGAGCAGGGCTCCCGCCTGCCAAAACAGGGCTTAACGCTGGCTCTACCGCAAACACTCGCAGGCTTGGATTGCGTTGCTTGAGCAAACGCGCACAACCTGTGAGTGTGCCCCCCGTTCCTACTCCAGTGATCAGACCATCCAACCGCCCCTCGCAATCATTCCAGATCTCCTCTGCGGTTGTACGCTCATGCACCTGCGGATTCGCAGGATTATCAAACTGCTGCAGCAGATAAGCCTCAGGGATGGTTGCCACCAACTCCTTTGCCAACTCAATGGAACCAGTCATTCCATCGCTGCCTGGGGTGAGTTGCAGTTCAGCGCCATAGGCCCTAAGCATGGCGCGACGCTCTGTACTCATCGTGTCCGGCATGGTGAGAATGAGGCGATAGCCTCGGGCGGCAGCCACCATGGCCAAGGCGATCCCAGTGTTGCCACTGGTGGGTTCCACCAACACGGTGCGCCCCGGAGCAATGGTTCCAGCTTCCTCCGCTGCTTGAATCATGGCCCCCGCGATGCGGTCTTTAACCGAGGCAGTGGGGTTGAAGCTTTCCAACTTGGCCAGCACCTCCGCATGGCAACCACTCAACTGTGGCAAGCGATTCAGCCGCACTATTGGGGTTCGGCCAACCAGGGCCGTGATGTCCGCAGCAATGGGCATAAACGATAGTGAAGGGAGAGCCACGGACCCATCCAAACAAAGCGATGGGGATCAAGCCATGAAAAAGCCCCCCGTTTCCGGAGGGCTGAAATTGATCGAGATTGTGAGGGGTAGTAGTAATGGCCCAACATATTGTTGGGCCAATTGATCAGAACTTAAATGTGGTTCTAACTAAACCACCAAAGTTGCTAAAGGTGTCGTCTTCGCCGCCTTTGGTAAGTGAGCCATCAGTCAGCTCACCGTAAGGACGGCTGAGATAGAACACGGCAGGAGTCACAGAAATGTTGTCTGTAACCTGGAACTTGTACCAGAGTTCAAATGCATAGTTGCCATCAGCAACATTGTCATCTGGATCTTCGCCGTATGCTTTCTTATACGCATCTTCGAATTTCCCGTCCCAATTAAGGTTGGTCACGAAGGTGGGTTGACCTCCTGCAACACCTAGGACATTGCCCTCGATGAATGCATCTTCCCACTGAAGAGCTACATACCAGGATTGAGATGTAGCACTATCTAAGATGTCGTCAGTGTCAACGCCCAGCACCTGTGTGTTGCCGGAGTTGCTGTTGCTACTTACGGAGTTAATACCCCAACCAGCACTGACGCTTGGCATCCAACCGGTATTTTCTGGAGCCCACCAAGCGCTTAAAGCAAAGGAGTTGGTAGTTCCAAAGCCTTGAATGTCATTAGCAAGTGGTGTGCCATTTCCAGCATACAAACCTACGCCATTATCAGTGGAGGCGTAGTTGTAGGCCGCAGCAGCACCCCAACGCTCATCGGCGTAAGCGATTTGGGCTGTTGCATTGGAGCCAGCACCATCAGTAGCAACTCCACCAGTATTGGGGTTGCCATCATCAGCATTTGTAGAGAGATAGCTAGTGCTAATGCTCCAACCGCTGTCGTTGTCATCCCACCAGATACCGGCTCCACCACCTTTGGCGAGGTTATAAGCACCAGGTGCACCCGCGTAGGTGAAGAAATCGATGACAGTTTCAGCAGGATAGTTGCTTGGCCATACGGCAAGCATGTTGTCCTGGCGAACCATGCCACCAATGGTCGCAGTGAACTCTTCGCCGAGTGGGAACTGATACCAGAGGCGATCAACGGTGACTTCATTCTCGTCACCAGATTCTCCAAAAGCCACTTCCATGGCTGAGAGGCCGACATAGCCATTACTGCCGAAGGGGGATTCGGCAAAGTTGCCCGCGCGCAGACGAGTCTTCAAGAGATCCTTACCCGTGAAGCTGGTATTCAGCTCAAGGCGCATGTCGTAGTTGAAGACGGTCGCGCCAGAGGCAGCGGCAGCTTCATCAGCTCGCTCGTCGCCGGCCTTTCCAGAGCGGTAGTTTGAGCCAGCCCACGCGGATGTGGTGAAAACCTCATCTCGGAAGCCTTGTCTAGCGTCACCGCCGTAGCTGTTGGCGCCAATCACGAAGGATGTCTGACCAACAAGCTTGGTGGTGGTGGAAAACTGAGTGGCTTCGAGTTCACCAACGCGGGCTTCTAGCCCATCAACACGGCCCTTGAGGATTGCGAGCTCCTGCTCGAATTCGTTGAGCAGACGACGCAGTTCGTCGGTGACTTCAGTGATGCGATCGAGGCAAGCATTCAATAGAGCAGCCGCTTCAAAGCGGGTCATTGCTCTGTTGCCGAGGTAGCTTCCGCTTGGATAGCCAGCTACACAGCCGTAGCGCTCAATCAGGTTGCTCAGCGCCTGGTAAGCCCAATCGGTTGGGTAAACATCTTGGAATTGGGAGATGCTGGTGACCTGCTCGCTGGAGGCCGAATAATCGGACACACCTTTGATGTCTAGGTCTGCGGCATTAGCAGCCATTGGTGCCATAAGGCCCAAAGCAGCAGGTGCCACCAGCAATTGCTGGAAGAGTTTCATTAGGTTCCTCACACGGATGGGCGCAATGCGCCGATTCGATGTTGGCCCTTACTCTCTGTTTAAACACCTCTTGGTGTGACAGATGTATCAATGGTTTCAATGGTGGGTATCAGAAACACCAAGTCAAACCATGCCAGCCAGCATCCCTTCTAGTCCTGGCAAGCGCTGACTTGCCCCCTGAAGTCAGCACTGGCGAACTGAACCAAACTGAAGCAGAAAAAGAATGTGAATGACCAATCACTAGGAACATTTGGGCGATAGCGCTCATCACTTATCCCCATGCCATGTTCGCCTACCAGCTCTAACCATTGCTTTTGCCATCAGCTGATCACAGGCCATTAATTCGTAGATCACCTCTTATGGGGTTGCTACTGCTGTGGCTTGTGGCATGCGTGCTTGCACTGGTGGGGCTAGGAGATCTACCCCTACGCGATTTTGATGAAGGCATCGTTGCCAGAGTGGCCTTTGAGTTAAGCCAAAAACAAGGCCCAGAAGCTCTACTACCCACCCTGTGGGAATCGCCCTACCTCAACAAACCACCAGGCTTGCATTGGCTGGTTGCTGCAGCAATACAACTCAACAACAACGGCGGGTCCTCTTTGACATGGCTCCCCTCAAACACTCTGGTGAGACTGACGCCGGCATTGCTATCGACGCTGATTGTTCCCTTAGGGGGGCTCGTGCAATGGCATCTAAGACCAAATGATCGAACGAGCTGCCTTGCTACAGCTGCAATTTTGCTAACGCTGATGCCAGTGGTACGACATGGTCGGCTAGCCATGCTCGATGGTCCACAACTCAGTGCCATGGCCTTGTTGTGGTTACTCATTTTAAGCCTCGACCGCAGCCAAATGGACCGCTGGCGAACGCTGGGGGCAGGACTCATCAGCAGTGGCATGCTGCTGCTCAAAGCCCCTCTACTGCTGCCAACAGCAGTAGCAGCCTTGATTCCTATCCTCTGGGGTGGCGAATTCAGGCGATGGTGGCGATGGCCACTTACAGGCTGGTTTGCAGTAGGGCTGATCCCTGGTCTGACCTGGCACCTCTGGCATGGCTTACATCGAGGAACTGGAGCGTTGTGGCTCTGGGGAGGCGATGGTGCAGGCCGCGTCCTGTTTGATGCTGGAGAAGGCAGTGACCTCGGCTGGAGAGTCCCGGCCATTGAGTTGCTGGAGGGTGGTTGGCCATGGCTATTGCTATGGCCCTTCGCAATGGCCTGGGCCTGGCGTCAACGACACAACCGTTGGGGCAAATGGGCACTGGGCACGCAGGTCATTTTGGCCATTGCAATCCTGCCACTTAAGACCCAACTCCCCTGGTATAGCCACCCCCTTTGGCTGCCATTTGCACTGCTCTGTGGAGCACCACTGGCCTGGCTCATTAACAGGAAGGATGTGACAAATCCTCCTGGTGCAGCAGTTTTAAAACATGTTCCGTTCCTCTGGCTGGCCCTAGGAACCACTCTTGTTCTATTCGGGCTCATCGGCGCATCAGGGCGAGTTCTCAAGTTTTATCCCTATAGCGGTATTGCACTCGCTGCTGGGGTGGGCTGGAGTATCGGCGGCTGGCTGATGCTGCGCCCAACCCATGCCAAACGCAAATTGGGCGCAATCAGCATGGTGGCTGGAAGCGTCGCAGCTCTATACCTATTAATGGGCTCCTCACTCTGGCTCTGGGAACTCAATGAGAATTGGCCCGTTGAGCCTGTCGCCCAACTCGCCGCACAAGCAAAGGGAGCGAAGGTGGTGCTCGAGGGGAATGATGAAAGGCCCAGCCTCAACTGGTATGCAGGCCAGCGCATCAGCTCCTTAGATGCTGTTCCCGACGCTGAATGGATCTTGACGCGCAATCCCCAGCGAATCAGCAGCATGGCTCAGGAACGGCAGTGCAAGGTTGCGAAAAACAAGGAAGACTGGGCCCTGCTTTTTTGTGGCCCACCAAACCAATAACGTTCCTCGATCTAGGGCAACCGTTGCCTAAAACGCATTCTGCCGACAACACCAAACAGAACGCCTTTAGGCGGTTCTGCGAAACCACAACGAACGCGACAACAACCTCACTACACAGCTCAAGGAAATGCTTGCTCTGACGAAGCCCTATCAGCTCAAACAACCCGTAGTGGCTGACATTTCAAACCATGGCACCGCAGCATTCATCATGGCGCTGACCCAGCAAGATCACCGCATCCAACGCATGCATCGTTTCAGCAACTAAGACTTAACGAAGACAATGAAAGAAAGACTGCTCGATACCAAAGTTGGCCTGGTAGCCGTCATCGACAGCATGAACAAGCTGCCATCCTTCTATGCATTCCAGCGACTGAGAGAAAACAGGCAGAATTTGCTTACCAGAAGCCATTGTCTAGGGATACTGGCCAACGTCGACGTAGCTAACTGCGACTACAAAAACATTCTCGCAAATACCTTCTGGGCTCAAATAGCAGTGATCCTGATGATGGTTGTCTGGAACGATGTCACCTGATCCAGTTGCATCCGGAATACCCCTTGATTGAAAACAATTGCTGATGGCGAAGTCTGTTGCCCGCTGGGCTCAACAAATCTGGTTTCCCGTGGGCTTAGGGGTGATCCTGCGCCTTATCCAATTACAGGCTCCCATCCTCGGCATCCATAGCTGGCGCCAGGCGGATACAGCAGCCATGGCGAGGCATTTTGCCCTGGAAGGCACACCGATCTGGTTACCGCAAATTGATTGGAGTGGAGCCAGCCCTGGATATGTGGAATGCGAGTTTCCTTTATATCCCTATCTACTTGGCCAGCTTTACAAGCTTGCGGGTCTGCACGAATGGTTGGGACGAGGCCTTTCGGTTTTATGTAGCGCACTAACCATCTTGCTCATCATCCGCATTGGGCGTCGCCTGCTTGATCCGATTAGCGCTTGGTGGGGCGGGGTCTTCTTCGCTGTCCTGCCACTAGGGGTTTATTACGGCCGCACTTTGCAGGCAGAAGCGCTGCTACTGCTACTAGCAGCAATGAGTATCGAGCGTCTGCTTGTCTGGAAACAGCGGCGCTCTCGGTGGGCTCTGCTCACCAGCTGGCTGGCATTTTGCCTTGCCTGCTTGATCAAAGTGCTGCCCTTGATCTGGCTCGGCATACCCCTTTTGGTCGTGCAAATGCAGCCTCAACCACTTGGACCAGCACTGCCACTTGCGACGTTAATTCGAGGCTTAGGAAAACTTGCACGTTCGCCTGGTCCTTGGCTCTATGCGGGTAGCTCAATACTGATTGGAGCCCTTTGGTATGGCCATGCTTTTCAACTTGGCCAAACCAGTGACTTGAGCTTCGGATTCTGGGGCAACAACTCTGATCGCAGCAGCCTGAGCCTGCTGCTGGATGTCAATCTCTGGCTAAACCTATTACTGAGAATCAGCGTACGAAACCTGGCTGTGCTGGGTGTACCGATCGTGATCTTTGGCCTGTGGGAATGCCGCCGAAATGCAGGTGGTCAAATTCTGGCAGCAGGCCTACTCAGCATGGGAGCCTGCACAGCAGTTTTCTTACGAGCAAGCTCCATTCATGAGTACTACCAACTGCCCCTATTGATTTTTCTCTGCCCATTAATGGGAAGGGGCTGGCATTCTTTAACGAAGCTAATTGCATCCAAAAAACTACATGACCAATGGCTGATCAACATCAACCTTGCTCTAATTGTTGCCATCAGCCTCACTGTACTCAATTTTGATTATTGGGCTCTCGAGCGTCGACAAACAGAAATCTGGATGCCATTAGCCCAAAGCATCCGCAAAGAAGTACCAAGCAAGGCTCGGATCGTAAGCGTGACTGGCAGTGATCCCAGTTTGCTGAACCTTGCACAGCGTCAAGGATGGCTCACCAGTGCCAAAAGTATTAATCAGAAACAGCTGCAAGCCTGGGCTGCACAAGGTGCTACCCATCTAGTAGGGAGCCTTAACTGGGAAGAAAGCTTTAAACCTCTCACTCAAGGACATGCAAGAAAGAACCTGCAGGTTCTTTTGTGTAACCAGCCAAACTCCACTTACTGCCCACAGATACCGCATCAAACCTATCTAGTACCAATCAAAGAACTCATCCGATAGCTCATCTACACCGCCAACATGCTTTATCTGAGCAGAGGCGAAAGCCTATGAGATGCTCACCAACATCTTGAGCATTCCTGCTTGGACACCAAGGCCTGCCCACCCCGCCGCCTGAGCCTCGCCTGCCTGGCAATCTTCCTGCTGCTTTGGGCCGCCGCCGCAACTCGTCATGCTCTGCTGCAGAGCAATGCTTACGATCTTGGCCTGTTCGACCAGTGGATCTGGTTGGCCAGTCAAGGATTGCCACCCTATTCATCGATGGAAGGGGTGCATCTGCTAGCTGATCACGGCGCCTGGGCTCTCTATCTGGCAGCCATTCCATATCACTTCCATGCCAGCGTTCAATGGCTACTCGCCAGCCAGGCGGCTGGACTAAGCCTGACAGCACTACCCCTTTGGTGGGTGGGCCGACAAGCAGGCCTTACTCCAAAACTGTGCTGGCTGATCTGCACACTTTGGTGGCTGCAGCCAGTGGTGTTCAACGCCAATCTGTTCGACTTCCACCCAGAGGTATGGGTGATGCCGGCCCTGGCAGCTTGTTACTGGGCCAGTCGAGCCAAAAAAGCCTGGCTCTGGTTTGGCTTACTGCTCTTATTGCTTGGCTGCCGTGATGGACTTGTGCTTGTGGTGGTAGGCCTGGGGTTAGAGCAGGCTTTGCGTAAGCGATGGATCTGGGCCTTTGCAGCCATTGGATTGGCCTTGGGCTGGTTGGCCATGCTCAATCACTGGCTTTACCCCTGGCTGAAAGGAAGTACTGGAGGCCCTAAGGCAGCCGGAGCCCTTTTCTCTTACCTAGGCGACAGTTTCGATGAGGTTCTCTTCAATCTGATCACAAAGCCTCAGTTGCTAATCGAGCATGTGGATTGGATCGGCGGACTGATCTATCTGCTGTTAATCAGTATTGCCGTCGCTCCATTCTGGCGCCGAAACTCCCTACCCGTTCTGATGGGAGGTTTACCGCTAGTTCTGGTGAATCTGCTATCGGAAGAGTCACCGCAACGAACACTGATCCATCACTACAGCCTGCCAATTGCGGTGATAGCTGTTGTAGCTGCCATCGATGGACTGGCTGTACGCCCAAAACAAGCTGTTCCTTGGCGGCTACTGACCTGGAGCACCATCTGCTGGGTAGCCCTTGCTAAGCCCTGGTTTTTTAGTGGGCCTTATCTGGAAAGACTCAATGCATTGACCCCATCCCATGAAGCCATCGCAAACATTCCTAGCAGTAGCCGCCTTGCCACTACCAGTTATCTCGCCCCCCATCTCAGCCAACGCATTGCAATTGACTTCCCCCGCCGCAAAGGAAAGTCTTTAGATCTAGAAAGCTTTGATGTACTGCTTCTCAACCCAAAAGATCCAGGTTGGGGATCCAGCCAAAAACATCAACAGAAGCTATTAAGCAAAGCCAAACAAGCTGGCTGGTGGTGCGAAAGCTGGGACAACGGCTTGGAACTTTGTCAGCGATCCGAGCACAAATCGATCAAACAACCTTAAGACCGCCTTACTGGATTAAAAGCCTGCAAAACGATGCCCCCTCCATGAATGCATGGAGGGGGCTCTCGTCGGGTCCACTCTGGCGCGGAACCATTTGATCAGGGAACAGGTGTAAAAATCAGCCGGCGTTCTCCGCGATCAGCAGACCCTGCATCGAACAACTGGAACTCATGAGCACCTCCTCCTTTGGGGATAACGACAATTCACGAAGCATGCGACGCATGCCTATGTCAGGCAAAGTCACTTCGCTATTGCCAAAGCAAATCAACAGTAACCGGAATCGAGCAGAAGGCACGTTCTGAACCTTCTATTTCATCCAGGCTCAAGTGCTAGCAATGCATCAAGGCAACGTCTTGCATCAGGAGAGGAATCAACGCTATTGCGCAAAACCACCAACCCATCCGCGCAGCTCACCACCCCGTAACGCCCCTCTTCCATGAGTTCCTGCAAGGCCTTATTGATAGATCGCCAACGAGACGTTTCCTGGCGAAACAGTGGCATCAACGAACGGTAATAGCCAGGGAAAGCCAAGACCCATTGAACCGATTCAATTTGATCCTGACGGTTGTAGTACTCGATATGTTTCGGGAAGCGCAAGGCAACTTCCCGTTCCGCCAGCAGCGGCAACAAGGGAGTATCAGCAGCGACCGAGGCGTTATCTGGCACAAGCCCAACGGCATGACGGGCCGTTGCAGCTCGCTGCAGCATGGCGCCCGGCGAGACATGAACCAATGGACTAAAGCTATCTGGTACCAGAGCGGAGAACGTGCGATGGGGATTGCTTGCCAAAGTCAAAACAAGCCCTAGGGCAAGACATCCTGTCCAGAAACGCCGGAACCAAAGATGAGACCAGAAACCTGAATGGGCCTGCCACCAAAGCATTGCGCCCATAAATAACCCTGGAACCAAAGCAAGCACATACCTGAGCGTTACCGACAACGCACTCATGCCCTGGGACACCAAGGCGATGAATAAAGGCACAGCCACCATCAGGGCCACATCCAGCGAAACAAAGGGGATAAAGGCCAAAGGCAACGCTGGCGCCAGCAGAAAAGCCAAGGTGGTTCCAGGGGGAGACACCAAGGCCGCCAGCAAACGAAGCGGATGGGTCACCATCGTCCATAGAACGGTGAAGGTCCCACCAGTGCGGCCTTGCAAAAGATGCCCAAACTTTTCCTGCAGGAAGCGATCAGACAGGGAGGAATCAAACTGGGGCTGAATCCAGCCAGTCATCACTGCCACATAAACCAACGACATCGCCATGACCATGAGGCCGATAGCGCGTGCACCAGGTCGACGAAGCGATGCCCACAATCCAAGTGAAAACAGGGTGAGACCCGCATCTTCACGCACCAACAGCATCAGGAAACTGCAAGCCATAACCTGGCGCCACCCCTGCTTCAGGAGACCATCAACAACCAAAAAGCCCAGTAATGGCAACCAACAAAGGTCGTGAAAGTTTTCAACAAGTGGGCCAATCACGGTTCCACTGAGGTAGTAGGACGCGGTCAAGCGAATCGCCAAGGGTCGCGACAATCGGGCCGACGCCATCCGCCACAACACCAAACCTGCTAGAGCCAACAGGCCCACTTGAATCAACGGCAATGCCCAGCGACCAAAGAGTGCAACTAAGGGCGCTGCCAACACAGTCAGCACATTGGCGTGCTGGCCAAGATGGAGATAGTCGATGCTTGGCAAAGCATCTTGATTCGCAACAGCTGCCGACAACTCCGACGAAAGGCTACTTTCAAAAAAATGACCCCTAGCAGTAGACCAAAGCTCCTGCAAAAAAAGAGCTTGGTCGTAAGTAGCAGTCAGACTTTCAAGGCGCCAAAACTGAATCAGCAGTCCGACCAGCCAAAAGCCGCCAGCCATCCCAAGAACCACCCAAGGGAAGTTGTCTCTGCGATAAGACATCAACCCACTGACAAGAGATGACATTCGCATCATTCCTCAGCTGCCGAAATGAATACTAGAGAGCCGCCAAATACCATCCTAAGGAAGGATAAAGACCAGGAGAAAAGGGCAGAGACAGTCTGGTTAGAGACTTTCCCAAATCCAGTCATCAATGGAATAATAGGCGAAAAAAATTATACTTAACACCAAAAGACAACCTTCACTCATAACATCACTGACTCAGGCGGTAACTTGCTCAATACCGGCAGATATCTATCAACCATTTTAGCGCCCTGACGGATTTGCTAGCAAGACATAGGTTCGCAGCAACCCTAGGCCGAAGGAGAGATAAAGCATCAACTCTGCCCACTCCTGATCAATATTCAGAACCATAGCTGTCGCTGACCTGGTAGCAACAAAATAAGACAAAAACGCAGCACAAAAGAATAGAGGCCAGAAATACCTGGGCAGAAAAAATGTTCCGGCAGGAATTACATCCTCTCGAGATGATCTTGCTTTAAACAATCCAAAAGATGGCCGCCATAACACCAAAACCAGAATCAATACTGACACCAGAAAAAGATTAATATCGAGATAATCTTGAAAAAACTCGAGGTTATGAATTGTTGTCTGATTTTGAGCATTAAGAGCAGCTATGTTATCAGGTGTTCTCCAGCCGAACAAAACCTGACCCCAAGCAAGCTCCTCTAAGCCAACAAAAAGCATTCCCAAAGCAATCATCCCATAAATGGCTCCATGCAAGCGCATCAAGAGACGCCTCCATAAGTCCCTAGAAATCAGCCAAGAGACCCAAGCAGAAGTGAACAGAATTAGAGCCTGCAAGTACTCAAGAATTCCTCCTTCTCCAAGCAGCCGTTTGTAACGCAAAACATCCTGAACGGACAGCTTGAATAGAGCTACAGATCCCATAATAAATAATGCAAGGATCAACATCAATAGAGAGCGACTTGCTCTAGCCGAAGGACTAAACTCCGAAAGCAAAGACCTTAAGAAGGTTGAGCGTCGCAGAAAATTCCCTAAAAAAACTAACAACAGACCAGCGACTCCAAGCTGCAGCTCAGGCCAAGGAGAGACATCTAACGAGAAAGCGCTGACAAATTTATACAGCGAAACTGCAACAATAAATGCCCCAAAATAGATAACAGCCTGGCCGCAAATACGTTGCACAAGCTTTTGTCTAACCACGCTCTCGCGAAGAGAATCACCAGCATCTCGCTGAACCTGGGAATTCGACGGAAGGGGAGTACTCATTAGGCACTGCTCTGTGTCTTAAGGGAAGATTAATACAATCTTAATTGGCCATGTGATAGTCAAGAGAAGAAGCCCATGACAGCCACCTAGGCCATTGACCTCGCCAAAAGACTCATAGCAAAGGACTTCAATCAATAAATTCACTGCTTACTAGGGATTGATTTAAAATTAAAATCCAGCCCTTGATGCCATAAATCTCACGGCATTGCCTGCAGCCAGCAGATCATAATGGGGAAGACAATTTTAAAAATACTTGCCCACAAAGGGCTTCCAGGCTCTAATTACTGCAATCAAAAATCAATACTCAAGCGAGAAGCTGTCGAGCTCTAACTCCTCAGGGGCGCAGATTTCCTTTGAGACGAAATCGGTGAGCTGCAGATCGGCACCCAAACAAACAATGCCGACACGACAAGATCAAAGCCTAAAGGGACACACAGCACCCATCCGAGCAAAAGATCCTTGACTGTCCACATCACTCAAACTGGACGCTGAGGGCACTGGCCAAATGGAGAGGATGAATGAAGACCACTCGAGCGAACGGCTCATTATTAAGTGTAAATACTTATCCACTTTGGCCTACATGGCAAATGGTGGGGCGTGATTCGCAAGAATGATGCAATCCTGTCAACGTTGTCCGTGTACGTCATTGAGCTGGCCCTCAAATTGAGCCCCTTGCCGGTATCGGTGCAGCGAAAAGCATTAACAGATGCGGAAGCCGTTTACCAGCAAGTGCGCAAGTGCCTGGAGAGAGGTCAGCCTCACCTTCTCGAGCTCAGTTGCGAAAAAGTCGAAGACAAGAAAGTCACTGTTTTGGTCAGTGAAATAGTTGCTGTTCAGCTCTATGAGAAAACAGCAGCAACTGGAGGCAGTAAGCGGCCTGGCTTTTCCTTTGAAACCTGAGGCCATGGTGGACGAGAACGCTGATCAAAGCATCTTTAGAGATGGCCCCCCTCCTAAGCTTTGAGCAGGTGAGCTTCATTTGGCCCTGCGGCACAAAAGCCTTGGACCAATGCAGTTTTTCAATTCCAGAACCAGGCCTATGGATGCTCGTAGGCAGCAATGGCAGCGGCAAAAGCACCCTTGCCAAGCTGATCAGCGGTTTATTACAGCCAGAGCATGGTCAGGTGACTTGCATGCTCAAACCTGCTCTGGTGTTTCAAAACCCTGACCATCAACTGCTGTTGCCAAGTTGCGGCAGCGACTTGCTGCTGAATTTACCTAGCGACATCCCAATCAAACAACGCCAACAGCGCATTGGCGATTCCCTAGAG from Prochlorococcus marinus str. MIT 9313 includes these protein-coding regions:
- the cysK gene encoding cysteine synthase A, coding for MPIAADITALVGRTPIVRLNRLPQLSGCHAEVLAKLESFNPTASVKDRIAGAMIQAAEEAGTIAPGRTVLVEPTSGNTGIALAMVAAARGYRLILTMPDTMSTERRAMLRAYGAELQLTPGSDGMTGSIELAKELVATIPEAYLLQQFDNPANPQVHERTTAEEIWNDCEGRLDGLITGVGTGGTLTGCARLLKQRNPSLRVFAVEPALSPVLAGGSPAPHRIQGIGAGFIPSVLDLSLIDEILPVSDDDAMEMGRRLAREEGLLSGVSSGAAVAAALQVGSRAEMVGKRLVVVLASFGERYLSTPMFSAASAVPAQRDGYL
- a CDS encoding 4-amino-4-deoxy-L-arabinose transferase, translated to MGLLLLWLVACVLALVGLGDLPLRDFDEGIVARVAFELSQKQGPEALLPTLWESPYLNKPPGLHWLVAAAIQLNNNGGSSLTWLPSNTLVRLTPALLSTLIVPLGGLVQWHLRPNDRTSCLATAAILLTLMPVVRHGRLAMLDGPQLSAMALLWLLILSLDRSQMDRWRTLGAGLISSGMLLLKAPLLLPTAVAALIPILWGGEFRRWWRWPLTGWFAVGLIPGLTWHLWHGLHRGTGALWLWGGDGAGRVLFDAGEGSDLGWRVPAIELLEGGWPWLLLWPFAMAWAWRQRHNRWGKWALGTQVILAIAILPLKTQLPWYSHPLWLPFALLCGAPLAWLINRKDVTNPPGAAVLKHVPFLWLALGTTLVLFGLIGASGRVLKFYPYSGIALAAGVGWSIGGWLMLRPTHAKRKLGAISMVAGSVAALYLLMGSSLWLWELNENWPVEPVAQLAAQAKGAKVVLEGNDERPSLNWYAGQRISSLDAVPDAEWILTRNPQRISSMAQERQCKVAKNKEDWALLFCGPPNQ
- a CDS encoding DUF2079 domain-containing protein, whose amino-acid sequence is MDTKACPPRRLSLACLAIFLLLWAAAATRHALLQSNAYDLGLFDQWIWLASQGLPPYSSMEGVHLLADHGAWALYLAAIPYHFHASVQWLLASQAAGLSLTALPLWWVGRQAGLTPKLCWLICTLWWLQPVVFNANLFDFHPEVWVMPALAACYWASRAKKAWLWFGLLLLLLGCRDGLVLVVVGLGLEQALRKRWIWAFAAIGLALGWLAMLNHWLYPWLKGSTGGPKAAGALFSYLGDSFDEVLFNLITKPQLLIEHVDWIGGLIYLLLISIAVAPFWRRNSLPVLMGGLPLVLVNLLSEESPQRTLIHHYSLPIAVIAVVAAIDGLAVRPKQAVPWRLLTWSTICWVALAKPWFFSGPYLERLNALTPSHEAIANIPSSSRLATTSYLAPHLSQRIAIDFPRRKGKSLDLESFDVLLLNPKDPGWGSSQKHQQKLLSKAKQAGWWCESWDNGLELCQRSEHKSIKQP
- a CDS encoding DUF2079 domain-containing protein, yielding MSSLVSGLMSYRRDNFPWVVLGMAGGFWLVGLLIQFWRLESLTATYDQALFLQELWSTARGHFFESSLSSELSAAVANQDALPSIDYLHLGQHANVLTVLAAPLVALFGRWALPLIQVGLLALAGLVLWRMASARLSRPLAIRLTASYYLSGTVIGPLVENFHDLCWLPLLGFLVVDGLLKQGWRQVMACSFLMLLVREDAGLTLFSLGLWASLRRPGARAIGLMVMAMSLVYVAVMTGWIQPQFDSSLSDRFLQEKFGHLLQGRTGGTFTVLWTMVTHPLRLLAALVSPPGTTLAFLLAPALPLAFIPFVSLDVALMVAVPLFIALVSQGMSALSVTLRYVLALVPGLFMGAMLWWQAHSGFWSHLWFRRFWTGCLALGLVLTLASNPHRTFSALVPDSFSPLVHVSPGAMLQRAATARHAVGLVPDNASVAADTPLLPLLAEREVALRFPKHIEYYNRQDQIESVQWVLAFPGYYRSLMPLFRQETSRWRSINKALQELMEEGRYGVVSCADGLVVLRNSVDSSPDARRCLDALLALEPG
- a CDS encoding iron uptake porin — translated: MKLFQQLLVAPAALGLMAPMAANAADLDIKGVSDYSASSEQVTSISQFQDVYPTDWAYQALSNLIERYGCVAGYPSGSYLGNRAMTRFEAAALLNACLDRITEVTDELRRLLNEFEQELAILKGRVDGLEARVGELEATQFSTTTKLVGQTSFVIGANSYGGDARQGFRDEVFTTSAWAGSNYRSGKAGDERADEAAAASGATVFNYDMRLELNTSFTGKDLLKTRLRAGNFAESPFGSNGYVGLSAMEVAFGESGDENEVTVDRLWYQFPLGEEFTATIGGMVRQDNMLAVWPSNYPAETVIDFFTYAGAPGAYNLAKGGGAGIWWDDNDSGWSISTSYLSTNADDGNPNTGGVATDGAGSNATAQIAYADERWGAAAAYNYASTDNGVGLYAGNGTPLANDIQGFGTTNSFALSAWWAPENTGWMPSVSAGWGINSVSSNSNSGNTQVLGVDTDDILDSATSQSWYVALQWEDAFIEGNVLGVAGGQPTFVTNLNWDGKFEDAYKKAYGEDPDDNVADGNYAFELWYKFQVTDNISVTPAVFYLSRPYGELTDGSLTKGGEDDTFSNFGGLVRTTFKF
- a CDS encoding ArnT family glycosyltransferase translates to MAKSVARWAQQIWFPVGLGVILRLIQLQAPILGIHSWRQADTAAMARHFALEGTPIWLPQIDWSGASPGYVECEFPLYPYLLGQLYKLAGLHEWLGRGLSVLCSALTILLIIRIGRRLLDPISAWWGGVFFAVLPLGVYYGRTLQAEALLLLLAAMSIERLLVWKQRRSRWALLTSWLAFCLACLIKVLPLIWLGIPLLVVQMQPQPLGPALPLATLIRGLGKLARSPGPWLYAGSSILIGALWYGHAFQLGQTSDLSFGFWGNNSDRSSLSLLLDVNLWLNLLLRISVRNLAVLGVPIVIFGLWECRRNAGGQILAAGLLSMGACTAVFLRASSIHEYYQLPLLIFLCPLMGRGWHSLTKLIASKKLHDQWLININLALIVAISLTVLNFDYWALERRQTEIWMPLAQSIRKEVPSKARIVSVTGSDPSLLNLAQRQGWLTSAKSINQKQLQAWAAQGATHLVGSLNWEESFKPLTQGHARKNLQVLLCNQPNSTYCPQIPHQTYLVPIKELIR